The following DNA comes from Saccopteryx leptura isolate mSacLep1 chromosome 7, mSacLep1_pri_phased_curated, whole genome shotgun sequence.
gtgccctccctccttcctggtcCTGCAGCCCAGGCCCCTCCCCAAGGGCAGCCCCTCTCATCTCCAGGCCGAGGCCCCggctcacactcacacactgcagAAGCCCAAGGACTCCACTGAGTTGGACTcgctctcctccccttctcccaggTTGGGCTGAGAGGCCCCCGTCTCAGGCCTGAAAACACCCACCACCTATGAGCCAGAGAAAAGGATCAGAAAAGGGCCTGGAAACTTAGTCCTCTAATAGAGAAGGGAGGCGGTGAAGCAGGGAGGTCGAGTGCAGAACAAGGAGGGAGGAGATGCAGAAGCGGAGGGCTCCACAGCTAGGCTTCAGGTCCCACTCACCTTGCCGGTGGTGGCACTGACCAGCTTGGCCTGGCAATCCACAGAGCCAGTTAGGATCAGGCTGCCATCCTGGTTGGTGGCGACACAGGTCAGAGGGCCCTGGTGACCCTCCGTCCCTAGGATGGAGCCCAGGGGACAAGTCAGACTTCCTCCTGTGCCCTCTGGGACCTGCCCCAGGTCTCAGCCCCTCCCCACGATGGCCCAGGGGCCATTTTCCCCACCACCAATACCTTTTAGTACATGGATAGGGTTTCCCTGCTTGAGGTCCCAAATCCTAATGGTGCCATCTTCATAGCCGACCACAGCTCTCTTTCCTAAAGGGCCAGAGGCGCAGACAAACAGAGAACAGACAGGACACTCAGACACACCCAACAAGGAAAGTGAGGGGGCAggggaacaagagagagagacaagaaagtgAGGGAACAGACTGCTCCAGGGGCCAGCAGAGGGGACCCAGTTCAGGGTAGAAAAGGGGGAGCTCTCTGCTCTGGGGCCTAGGAGGTAGCGCTCCCAAGAACAGGCTCAGATGGCCCAGGAGGGAGCCTGAGAGGCACACGGCCCTGCATCCAGCCTCTCTGCACTCAAGAAGGACACTCGGAAGCTTCTCTCACCATCAGGGAGGACTCGACCACAGGTAGCTGGGCAGTTGGGACCCTGGAAGGTCTTGCAGTCACCAGTTGGGACTTTCCACATCCAGGTGTTGCCATCAGCGGTGCCCGCCAGTAGGACAGGTGCCCGAGGGTGCCACTCCATCCACTAGGCAGAAAGGAAGGGTCAGCAGGGAAGCTCCTCACCCTGTGCCACTGAGGAACCTGCCTTATGAGCCCCAGCCACCTTCTGCTCTGCGTCAGCGGGGGCACTGGGTAACGGCACAGACAGTCTTGCTGTGCCTTGAGAATGGCGATGGTGTGGCCTGGGAGAGGCGGGCTGAACCCCCAACTCTCACCAACTACCCAAGGCCCCCCAGAATTGAATTCCACCCTAATGATCTTACCTCCAGATCTCCTGCTTCAAAGGACCAGACCTCCTCCTTGGTGTCCACCTGCCACACTTTCAAGAGGCCACTCATGTCCCCTGTGGCCACCAGGGTAGAGTCATGGCTAAAACCAGCACAAGTCACAGAGTCCTTATGGCCttcaaacaaacatacaaaaagcaGAAAGAGACTGTCACGGCACCTAGTGCTGGGCGCTCATGACCCAGGTATCTGGCCTCTGAAAGAACCAGCTGGGTGAAAAAAAGGGCAGATCCTAGCAGAACAAGTAACCAAACTCATTGTCACTGCAGGGGAGATACTGCTGGCCCCCTACTCAACCACGTGTAGCCCAGGCCTATGTTTTACCCTTTGTCCACTCCACACCTCTGCGTGAAATACCACATTCTCCCCTCTTCCCAAACACTCCTACGTCAGCCTGTGTCTCTTCCTCTCGAGCCTTTCCCAGACTCCTTTGCCCGGCGAGAGCCTCCCTCCCCTATGTCCACGACTGCAATATTCTTCTTCGGAGTCCTCAGGCCCAGCCTAGAGCTGGCAAAATGAGGGTTAATAAATGGTTGCTGGATGCACAACTGTTGCGGGCCAGCCCTCTAAGACCTCCCAGGGCCACGACCTCACCTCCAGAGAGCCCCTCACCTGCACACTCAAAGAGCAGCTCCCCATCGCTGAGCCTCCACACAAAGGCTTTGTCGTCTTCACCGCCTGTCACTGCCAAGGTATTGGTCTTGGGATCCAGGCTCACACAAAACACAGATGCTGTCCCAACAGATATTCCACAGGTGAGGGGTGGGGCTCCCACCTAGACTCTGTCCTTTGGGACATGCAGGCTGCCTACCCCCTTTCACCCAAAGCAACAGAGCTTCCCTCCTGGAAAAGGATGCATCCAAGTTCTTTTTAATATACTTCAAGATTGTTGGGGAAATCCCTCCCCAAGCTTGCCAAGCTCCAAGCCCTTCTCCAGAGCAGATCCCACTACCGTGCTGCACCCTTCACCACCCCCTACTGATGCCATGGACAAGAGGAGGGTATATGTGCAGGGCTAATAGCTCTCAGCATGTGATGCCACCAGGCTGGCTACAAACGGAGAAAAGAGAACACTGTATTACTAGTTTCTTATGAAGAGCTAATATTTGAGGATTATATACAATATGACCTAATAGGCACTATAACATCTAATTTACttaaagtacagtggtaccttgatataCGAACCGACCAACGTATGAAATtctttaagatacaagctgtgactcggtccgtatttttgtttgagatccgagcaaaattccgagatacgagtcatgattcaggaagctgccgctagttggcacgttggcgcacaggtccagtatcggcagtttgatatacgagttgactgacttatgagtttGGTTACAacacgaattaaatttgtatctcaaggtaccatttcttttttttcttttttccttttttttttaacagggatagagagagagtcagagagagggatagatagggacagacaggaacggagagagatgagaaacatcaatcctcagttttttgttgtgacaccttagttgttcattgactgctttctcatatgtgccttgactacgggcctttagcagacaaagtaaccccttgctcgagctagggacagacaggaacggagagagatgagaaacatcaatcctcagttttttgttgtgacaccttagttgttcattgactgctttctcatatgtgccttgactacgggcctttagcagacaaagtaaccccttgctcgagccagcgaccttgggtccaagctggtaagcttttttttttttttgctcaagccagatgagctggcgctcaagctggcaaccttggggtctcaaacctgggtcctccgcatcccagtccgatgctctattcactgcgcaaccacttggtcaggcaaggtACCATTTCTTAAAAACCTCTATCAcaggtaattatttttaattttttttttattttatttattcatttttagagaggaaagagagagagacagagagggagagagacagagagagagacagagagagagaagggggaggagctggaagcatcaactcccatatgtgccttgaccaggcaagcccagggtttcgaaccggcgacctcagcatttccaggtcgacactttatccactgcgccaccacaggtcagaccacaggtaattattttaaagaaaactaatacccagagaggttaagtagcacaggtaggattttttttttttaatttgattgattttagagagaggaaggaagagaaacatcaatttgctgttccaattatttaagcattcattggttgattcctgtctgTATCCTGACAGGGGATATAGAACCTGCAACCCTAATGCATAGGGAGGACACTGAGCAACTGAGCTACACGGCCAGGACGCTCAGGCAGGATTTGAATTCAGGTTTCTCAACTGATTCCAGAAGCCAAGCTCCCGTCCATTCTATCATACTGCCCCCTACCTACAAGTTGCTTCAGGGCAAGGCCAGCATTCCCCGATCCCTGCATCTCTCCTAATGCTCAGTACACAGCAGATGCGCGATGCTCAAATGCCAGCCTGGCCTTAGTTTATGACAGATCTCCTCGGAAACCTACCTGAGTGCAATGCAAACGTGACCTCGCTATCGTCTGGGCCCTCCATGGTGCCGACCACCCCTTCCTGGGGTTCCAGAACCCAGCCATCCTCGttaccctcttcctcttcctcctcttcctcaaagTCCACGTCTTCCATCTCCTGGGCTAGATCATCTGCTTATGGGAGAGGGTTTAAAAATGGGGCTCAGCAGGCAGTAAGTACGAGGGATGGAGTCAAGTGTGGCAAGTGTTGGGGGGGGATCATGTGGCAAGAAGGTGAGGACAGACGAATGAGATGAAGCGGGGGCGAGAagcagcggggggtggggggggacagaggagaggtCTGAGCACCTGGGTTGGCCAGAGACTGGGTGGAAAGGGAGGACCGAGGGGATGATGGGAAGGGGGTGTGTGAGGGGAAGGGCCGGAGGAGGCGTCAGGGGAACCCCCACCCCGACCAGGCCCGAGAACTCAgtgtgggggtgggaagagagaggaatggCGAAGGAGATCAGTAGAAATAACCGGTAGGGtgtagaggggaggggggaaagccGGGGTCAGAGGCCAGGGGTGAGCGCCTCCTGTCCGTCCCATGGCCTGAGGACCGGCTATTCTCACCCGGGTCCGGCGGACCGGGATCCAGCTCTACCACCTCGATAATCTCTTCATCACCATGGAAGCTTAGGGTCTCCAGTGGGGGGGTGTCAGCAGCAGCCCCGCTTTCCGATTCGGACTCCATGCGGCGCAAGCAGCAGATTCACTTCTCTGGGCCCAAACGCCTCCCAGAGTCAGCTCTGCGCGACGACGCGGAACTCGGGCCCCTCCTCCTGGGAAGGAAGTAGGCGTAAGCGGCTCCCAGGGAAGAAAGAGCGACGGCCACTTGGCCAATAGGAAAAGGGATTGACTAGCTTAATCTCCAATCACAGAGCAGATTTGGAAGAAGGGGATGGGGCGTGGCGGGGAGAACCCAAACACCGCCCGACCTTACTCCGCCCCCTACAGGAGGGAAACAAGAGAGCGTGCGCACCTCTGGGTCTCTTGGGAAAAGTAGTTCGGCCCCGTCCGCT
Coding sequences within:
- the AAMP gene encoding angio-associated migratory cell protein — translated: MESESESGAAADTPPLETLSFHGDEEIIEVVELDPGPPDPDDLAQEMEDVDFEEEEEEEEGNEDGWVLEPQEGVVGTMEGPDDSEVTFALHSASVFCVSLDPKTNTLAVTGGEDDKAFVWRLSDGELLFECAGHKDSVTCAGFSHDSTLVATGDMSGLLKVWQVDTKEEVWSFEAGDLEWMEWHPRAPVLLAGTADGNTWMWKVPTGDCKTFQGPNCPATCGRVLPDGKRAVVGYEDGTIRIWDLKQGNPIHVLKGTEGHQGPLTCVATNQDGSLILTGSVDCQAKLVSATTGKVVGVFRPETGASQPNLGEGEESESNSVESLGFCSVMPLAAVGYLDGTLAIYDLSAQTLRHQCQHQSGIVQLLWEAGTAVVYTCSLDGVVRLWDARTGRLLTDYRGHTAEILDFALSKDASLVVTTSGDHKAKVFCVQRPDR